The DNA region GGAGCTCCGAGATGTCATGTATCATGCAGAGGATCTCCTAGACAAGCTTGAGTACAACCGCCTCCATCATGAAATGGAAGAATCAAGTGCAAACGAGAGCAGCAGTAGCCCAATCAGCGCCTTCATGCATTCCCGGTTTCATGACCAAGGTGCCCCAGCTTCTAGCCCGGAGCCATGTTGGGATAGATCAACCAAGGTAAAGAATAAGATGGTAGATCTATTGGAGCGTATTGAGCAGGTTGCAAGTGGAGTTAGTGAAGCACTCAGCCTACCCAGGAACATCAGGAGCAATAATTGCAACATCATGACTAGCTCAATAGCCCTTGGGAAAATCATTGGACGCGACTTCAAAGCCCAACAGTTGGTAACCACTCTAACAAGCTCTCAGGACGAGAATCCAGTCTCTGTTGTCTCTATTGTTGGGCTAGGTGGTATAGGCAAGACTGCTTTAGCACAGCATGTGTACAATGACACTAGAATAACTGAGAACTTTAATGTGAGAATGTGGATCTCTGTTACTTATCTCTTTGACGAGTTGAGGATCACAAAAGAAATGCTGGAGTCAGCTTCCAGCAGTCGATTTAGGCATGATGGCACAACAAATTTAAATAGACTTCAAGTGGCGCTCAAGGCAAGGCTTGCTTCAAAACGGTTCCTCCTTGTCCTAGATGATGTTTGGAATAATGACAACATTACAATAGCAATAGAACAAGAGAACTGGCAGAAGCTGCTAGCCCCCCTAAAGGATGGAGCAAAGGGGAGCAAGATACTTCTGACAACTCGGTCAAGTATGGTGGCTGAGATGCTGCAATCATCCAACATAATTAGTTTGGAGGCCTTGCTAGTTAATGACTGCTGGTCCCTGATAAAGTCTTCTATGTTTGATGAGACAAGCCACAACATCAACTCACAATTGGAGAACATCGGAAGGAAAATTGCTGAGACAGTCAGTGGTCTTCCTCTTGCTGCAAAGGTTGTAGCTAGACAGCTGAAATATAAACACAGTGTAGATGAGTGGAAACAAGTCTTGCAGAGAAATGCAGTATGGGAGGAAATCATGCCAATTCTACGAACGAGCTATGACAATCTGCCACCCCACCTAAAACAGTGCTTTGCGTATTGCAGCATCTTCCCCAGGGACTGGGAATTTGAAGCTGAGCAGCTGATTCTCCAGTGGATGGCACAAGGTTTTGTACACCCAGATGGTTGCAGGAGAATGGAGGACATTGGGAAGGAATACATAAATGATCTGTGCAATAAGTCATTCTTCACAGTTCAGAAGAAAGAATTTGCCAGCTATTATGTGATAcctcctgtaatttataagctTGCAAAATCAGTTGCAACAGAAGAATGCTTCAGAATAGGAGATGACGAATGGATAAGAATCCCATCATCAGTACGCCATCTGTCAGTGCACCTAGATAGCCTTTCAGCACTTGATGACACAATCCCATACAAGAATCTGCGCACTCTGATTTTCCTCGCTAGCAGAACAGTGGCTCCAATCAAAGCTTCCATCCCTCAAGTGGTTCTCAATAATGTAAGAAGCATCCGAGTGTTGGATTTATCATCATGCATGATAGACAGACTTCCTGATAGCATACGGCAATGTGTGCATCTCCGGTACCTAAATATCTCATCAACTATCATCACCACACTACCAGAATTCTTGTGCAAACTCTACCACCTACAGGTTCTGAATTTAGCAGGTTGCAGGCTTGGAAAACTGCCTTCCAGAATGAACAACTTGGTTAATCTACGACATCTCACAGCAGCTAATCAAATTGTTTCCTCCATAACAGACGTTGGCAGGTTGAAATGCCTTCAGAGGTTGCCAATTTTTAAGGTTACCAGAGAGCAAACACAAAGCATAGTTCAGCTTGGGCATCTACTAGAGCTCCAAGGATCCCTCCAGATCAGAAACCTTGAGAATATCAATACTCCTGATGAGGCAAAGGAAGCCATGCTGTGTAAGAAAGGCCAACTATCTGTGCTGCAGCTAATGTGGGCACCTGATCTAGATGAGGTAAATACAAACAAGGAAGAGGATGTGCTAGAAGCTCTCCAACCACATGAAAATCTAAAGAGATTAGACATCATGGGTTGGATGGGAGTCAAATCCCCTAGTTGGCTTGAGAACGAATGGCTAAGTAGTCTTAAGCATATTTTCCTAAGTGGCTGCAATGCATGGAAGCAGCTTCCACCACTTGGTCAACTTCCCTCCATCAAAACAATCTGGTTGCAGCGTTTGAAAATGCTGAGGCAGATAGGCCCAGAGGCATATGGCAGTGGCAGCCAACAGGAGCCGTTCCATTTGCTGGAAGAGCTGGTGCTTGATGACATGCCAGAACTCAATGAGTGGTTATGGAGTGGCCATACAATGAGGAATCTACACAATGTTGTGATTAAGGATTGCAATAAGCTCAAAGTACTGCCTCCAGTACCTCCTAACCTTACAGAGATAACAATAGCAAGGAAAGGGTACTGGATGCCATACCACCATGATGTAAAGTTGGCACATGCAACCACTGCTAGATCCAGTGTCTCATCTCTTTGCTTATTCAACTGCCCCTTGTTACTTGCAAGATTATCCTCACCAATGACCATTGAAATCACTGCAAGCTTTGGGTTACTTAGAAGCATTATCACTGATCAAATGACAATACTCAGGTGTCCTCTTTTGAGAGAAAGGCTTGAGCTCATTGAGAGCCTAGATATCCAAGATTGCTCAGAAATCACCTCCTTCAGCGCAGACGATAACAATATTCTCCTACAGCTAAAGTCACTCCAAAGCTTATGTATCAGTGGTTGCAATACTCTGCGATCACTCCCTTCAACCCTGTCCAGAATACAGTCCCTGTATAAGTTGGTCTTATGGAACTGCCCTGCATTGGAATCACTGCCAGAGGAACCGCTGCCACTATCCATTAGAAAGATTGAAGTTGCACTCTGTCACCCACTGCTCAAGGAGAGACTGATAAAAGAACATGGCATTGACTGGCCGAAGATTGCACACATCCCTTGGGTCGAAATAGATGGTGAAATTCTGCAGCAGAAATTGAAAATAGGAAAATAGTATATTTTCTCAATCTGAAACTTAGAATACAATAtcaatagatattgccatgttGATGCTACTTTGACTTTAGGAAAGGAATTTGGTGTACCAAATACTTCTAAAAGTAAAAAGGATTAGTTTAACTCAGAGCCTCAGAAGAAGTACTACTATGTAAACTATCATAATACTTCTTAAAATGATAGAATCAGCTAAGTGCAACTGTTATTTTTGTAACCATTCATTCATGCTGCCCTCTCAGGGGAGAAAAAATCCAGCTTGTAAGATCTAAGCATTTAAGGTAAAAGTAATGTCAAATCTAATTAAAAATGATCAAGTTACTTGAGTGGGAACCTATGTAAATGAAAAGGAAATATGTGTGGTAAGCCAAATAAATTAGTTTGGCTATTCAATTTTAGACAAATCTCCTAGATCCTTCTCAAAACGCTGGATAACTGAAACATCTATATTAATGATATTCAATAATTAGCACACATTCCAAGGTCATAATCCAAAAAAAATGCACTAGCATCTGGAAACATCCGCTATGATTCATGATGTCAAATGTGACCACATATATTTCTAGAAGAAGTGTAAATTTAATGAAAGAAGCTACATAATCATGGCTAAAATTGCTATTATAACAAGACCCAGCAATTAACATACTAACCTAAaaaggtaaaaaaaaaaagagagtacCATGGAACTCAAGGCAACCCAACTATTGGACACATGAAATTTCTAAACCCCTGGTCTGAACAACTTGAGCTTAGGAGCATCAGAGCACCACTCAAAAACCAATTTGTCTATTCTTTTGTACAGTGAGCATCAGTGCCACGCCGTGTACAATCATTGTAACCAACACTAGACAGAAATGCCCTTATCTCCTGTGAGCTTGTGTTGCTTGCCTGCAGCAGGCGTTCATCTTCTTCATATATAAGGTAGGGAGCTTCACCTTTTGTCCTTGAAAGCAATTTTGATGCACCTCTCAGTACATGGTATTCCCAACCTTGAACATCAATTTTGATCATAAGAACTCGCTCGGTTTCTGGAATGACTTCATCCAATGGGATTGTGGAAACCACAACAGCAATATCCTCATTAGACTTAAATGCTAACTTTGCACCAGTTGCAGAAATAGCACTGTTGTCAAGTCGGCCAATCACCTAGGTTACAACAATACTCATAAGTTGTGTATAAGGCAAGATAGAAGCACTATCCAGACACATAGAAAGGAACCTGAGATTTCTACAATATGCATAACCCCATATGAAAAATCAGAATAACTGGCAAGCTGTAACATCTTATGTGCATGCATAGTCTTTTATACATTTGTGTCTCCTCTAATTATTCCACATGAATGTTTTAAAAAATAGACAGGCTATAAACTACCAAGAAAAATGGTAATCATGTAATGCAAAGTTCATTGTGTTGTTTTAATAATATCAAAATAGAGCAGTATGAATCTGGAATATTGATTTTTCATATGAACTTGTTCCATCAGTTACATGACATTCATGTAAGCTTGTTCACAATAACAAGAACAAAATACCAGAATTATATAGTTCAGTATGACAAAGGCGCCTATTTATTCCTAAAATGCGTAGCATCTTCCATTTCCAAGTGACTCCATTTAGCAATTATAGCACAGCGATAGAAGTAAATTCAACACTCTAATGATAACTTAATGTGTAAATGAAAATCAAACTCACAAACTTCAGTATATCAAACATGAGACTTATTTGCATATGAGCATCACCATCACCAATAATAAGAGACTCCTCTATGCCCCATAATAGACCAGAAAAAGTATGGATATTCAGTTGATCATTTCAGGAGCGATGTAATGGTTTCAGAAATGAAATATTGTTCTGCACTGTCTTATATAATCTATATGCCGTTCTCGTAGTTGCAGTAGCAACAAACTAAAACAACAGATGATGTCTAATGATCTAGATTTTTAAGCCCATGACACACATCAAGAACACAGTTTAAGGTAACTTTACCAAGTCGTCTGAGCTCACCCCCACAACCTTATACATCGCTTAGTAAGTAATAACATATTGTCTCTACTGCTTCCTTAATTATAAGCTACATATACCCCTCAGACAATATACATGCAGTTCCATTGAAGAAACAGCCATTAAAACTAGTATGCTATAAAAGCTAGCGTTAGAAGCACTACCTTATGCATAGTAATGTTCCCAACTCGATCTGAAGCCGCCGCGTGATACACCACAACGCGGTCCCGCACCCGATTGAGGTACACCCCGTCGCAAATCCGCTGCAGGTTCTCGAACACGGGCTCGAACGCCACCACCCGGAACCCCATCACGGCGGCCGCGAACGACGCCATGCCGACGTTGGCCCCCACGTCCACCACCACTCCGCCGGACGGCCCGCCCCTCCCCACCTCCCCGCCGAGCAGCCCCTGGATGGTCTCGGAGATGTCGGGCTTGCGGAACCGCTTGCCCTTGAGAAGGCGCGCGATGTTCTTGTGGGGGCGGTCGGGGAGGGCTCCCATGTCGGCGAGCGAGTAGAAGAAGGGGCGGGGCACGCCCTCCACGAGGTTGGCGACGACCGGGGAGGCCTGCGGCGAGGCGTAGCAGTCGAAGGGGCGGAGGTGGCGGGAGGAGTAGGAGGAGTGggcggccgcggcagcggcggtggaGGTGCTGGAGAAGGCGAGATCCGGGGCCCTGGAGAGCGcgaagaggagcagcagcaggaccGGGAGGAGCAGCAGGAGGGATTTGGGGGTGGAggaggaagccgccgccgccgcggggctgGCGTGCCGGCGCCACGAAGAGTTGGACGGCGCCGGGGCGGGCAGCGCCGGCATTGGTGAAGGGAGTTTAGGGGCTTTTGCAGGAGCAAGCCACCGGCGGTGAGCGGGGGAGCAAATCGGCGCCTGGCTTTGCGCTGCTGGTCCGGCGGTGGCGCATCCTGATACGGGATTTCTAGTTTTCGTTTTGCTTTTCTTTTCATTTTGTGGGCCGGTTTCGCTATGCCTTTACTTTCGGCCCAAAACTGTCAAATGTCAccttcctccccttcctcctcttcttAAAAAATTCCCTACAGTTATTCAGAATTTTGTTTTCAAAAATTGAAAAACCTTACTTTAAAAATGTTGAAAAGCTTTTATAAGAGACTCTCTTTGAAAAAAAAACTGCAAAAAAATTCTCCCTGAAAATTTCCAGAATTGTTAAAATATTGGTAAGTAAAGAGGTCCATGGTTAGTATTCAGATTTTAATAAGCCTGAGTAATTTGCACTGTGGTCAACGGCTTTCCCCTACATGTAACGGTTTGAGCGCCACGCAGAGATGACAGCGAAACAACCTGCGCAAGAAACACTCCCGCCACACAAACGCTTGGAAAGAAGTAGTCAAACGTGCCACAAGCTTACACATGGACACAGCCCGTCCCCCAACCCCCGGATACTAATTCACACGGCAATCCAGATCGCAAGGCACATCACTCTGCATCGGCCGACCAAACTGGCAATGGCGCAAGACGGTTGCGAGAGCTCCACCAGTaaggcgtcggcgtcggcgggcAGCAGCGGCTGCTCCACGCCGTTCAGGTTCAACGTGCACGCGCGGGAGTTCGTGCCGGTggtggcgccggcggccggaCCCATGGGCGCCGGCGCTCTGGCGGCCGCCGGCTACTTCCCGCCGTTCTTGCAGCTgcccagcggcggcggcggtggggttgGGCTGGGCGCGGCGGACTGGAGCTTCCTTGCCGAGCCGGACCCCACGTTCTTCCTGCCGGACTTTGGGCACGCCGAGTTCGCCGGTGCTGCCGGCGTCACCGGACACCCCAAGGGCGCAAGTCCGGCCGACATCGCGCACAAGATTATCAAGCAGGTTCGGGAACCACAGATGATCTCCACGGTTCTTTCCGGTGCCCATTTCTATTCATTTTTTTATGCCGATCGATCACATCGCGTAGAAATGTAGATAGATCCTGAAAGACTGAAACTGAAAATGCAGAGTACGGTGTAGTTGATCTCCGTGGCAACAGGTCACGGAAATGGCCTTAGAATTCATGGCAGGTTGTTTTGATTATCATCCTAAACCTTTGATGCAGCTATTTATGTCTTCATGATATTTTCAGTTATCAGACGATCCTCGTTATTTTCGAATCTTTGTAGATCGTGCTGTTCAAGGCCGGGGCATTCCTTTATCTAAAAAAAAAGATCGTGCTGTtgaccttttcttttcctcacGATGTTCTTCCTTCTGTTTCTTGATTTTGGAGTGGCTGGCCTTGTGCAGGTTGAGTACCAATTCAGCGACACTAATTTGGTTGCGAATGATTTCTTGACGAAGATCATGAACAAGGATCCTGAGGGCTACGGTGAGTGACAACCATTATTTCTTTGGAAGATTCATACGGATCTCCGAAGAATGGCCTTAACAGAAAACTGAATGTGTGTTCACCGTTTTGACCAGTTCCTTTGTCTGTAATCTCGTCATGGAAGAAGATCAAGGCTATGGGGGTGACAAACCAACTGCTGGTCAGGGCTCTTCGGACCTCGGAAAAGCTCGTAAGCCGGCCATTAATTGCTACCTTACCTCCATGCAACAAATGGTAGACCATGCAGTATCATGAAACACTTTCGAGTTTCTTGGCTTCAGGTTGTCAGCGACGACGGCAGGAGAGTGCGACGGGCGCAGCCATTCACCGAGAGACACAAAGAAGAGCTGCAGGTCAGTAGTTCCGAGCATGACAAGGTGTTGGTTCCTGAAATGGAAACTGCTGCATCATCAGTCATCTAAAGACTAAACTAACCCTGACTCGAGCAGTCCCGGATGGTCATCGCGGAGAATCTGCCAGACGACTCCACGAGGAACAGCCTCGAGAAGATCTTCGGCGTCATTGGCAGGTCAGAAAACTCAGAACACACAACGCCTCTCTGATCTCAATGCGACTTGTAGTGTACTGTATGCGATGTAGCGTCGCCTAACCGTGTGCCACGCGATGCAACAAGTTTACAGTGTGAAGAACATCAGAATCTGCCATCCGCAGGAGCCCAGCTCTTCCAGATCTTCGAAGCCTGACGCAAACCCACTGCTGGTCGGTAACAAGGTACTCAGAGCTCGCACACTTTGTTTTTCACTTCAGTACTCAGTCACACGCTTCGCAAACGCAGACGCGTCGTCTGAAAAGTGAAAATTTGGCTTTCTGTTCTGTCACAGTTGCATGCTCTCATAGAGTACGAGACCTCGCAGCAAGCCGAGAGAGCAGTAAGTCATTTTCAGGCATGCTTGAAACTTGAAAGTTTTCTTCCAGTTCCCGTCGCTCACTTGTGCTTTTGAAATCTGTTTTTGTGTTCTGTCAGGTGGACAAGTTGAACGACGGGAGGAACTGGAGGAAGGGCCTCCGCGTGCGCACCGTGCTGCGCCGGCCGGTAACCGAAGCTCTCCCCTCACCCACTCACTCATCGGCTCTTGCCCGATCTCCGGACTGACCACTGACCTggcacgccggccgccgccggcgcccattGAACTCACTGCAGGCCAAGCCGGTAACTCGTCTGAAGCGGCCGGACTTGGACCACCTCGCTGCCTCCGACGAGGAGCGCTCGCCGGACtccccgacggcggcggcgcgcttgCCTGACTACAGCGTAAGCCGAGACCGCCACGCCCCGGCACGCTATCACCGGCCGACCATGTCTGCCGCTAACTAACTATTTCCTTCGCATctcggcggcagcaggaggaccAGCACGCCGGCGCCAGGAAGCCGTGGGGCAGAGGGCGCGGccggccgcacgccgccgccgccgcggcgcagcACTCCTCAGCGCACGCCGCTGGCGCGGCCGCGCACCTGGAGTCCCTCGCCGCGACCCCGAGGCACGCGGCGCAGGGGCCGAGGATGCCGGACGGCACGCGCGGGTTCACCATGGGGCGGGGGAGGCCGCCACTGGccgtggcagcggcggctgctGTCCGAGTCGTGTAGGTCGCCCAGCTGTCCAGCTCCGCGGTGGCGTCTGACCGGTCAAAACGTTTGTTGATTGGTTTGGAGGAGAGGATGAAAGTGGCAgtgatttttttcctttttttttgtttgttctTCATTTTTTTGCCCTTGAATAAATAGTTTTGATTTTGTTTTGATGAATAATATGGTATTCTTACATTGGTATAATGCTCATGTGCTCGGACGAGCAGATGGAAAAAGAATGAGTGCGGCTGCAACTAGTGGCTGGTGAAGTGTTTAGTTACAACTTACACGAATCAAAGTGCCGGTAAACACACCTGAATAAAGTTGGATTCATGGAGGCGTTTCAAAAGAATTATTAATTGGCCTGGAATATAAAGCATTCGGACTGTGCGCTGTGTTTGAGAGTTGGGGAAATAGAactttatttttaaaaaataagaaGAATTTGAATAAACAAGATAGATATAACTGAAAAGTGCTTACAGGAGGTGAGATTGCCTTCTGTACTCATAGGGGCTTTACATGTATACGAGCGTTCGCGTATTATGTGTATAAAAAAATAATTTCTTGGAACAAAGATTCTACCATTGAAATGAGCGAAATTACACTATTGAAAATGAGCGAAAGTTCTCTTTGATCCTTCATTAGTACATAACGCTTGGTGTATATTAGTCGTGttgtattttattttttattttttttatgaaACAGGAGGGGTTAGCACCCCTACTGGTTGTTGTATTTTATTCTAGTGTGGATATAACGGATGACTTAAGCTATAATATTATTAGAAGGACACTTGGGCTGTTAAGTTGTGTGGCTCAAACACACATAGTCTATAGTTTGGACCACCGCACATAAATACATACAATGCATGCTTTCACCATACACAGTCCTTTAATATAgcagatttttttaaaaaaaagggattaaaaaaaattaaaattcgaaaaaggggtgccagttgggaaaatttagagaaatgggtgcctcccgcccgctgaacgggcgggacgcgtggggcccgggacatcccgcccacccagcgggcgggatgtcacccgagggcctcttcgcaaataatttcttcgcgaagaggtccctggaagggcatcccgcccaaccaaagggcgggatgttgtgctgaggggcatcccgccctttggtcgggcgggaggtccccccaccggctatataagccccaacctgccccaaaaatgccattttatccagcaaaaatcagaaaaaagagaaagagaggagaggaagagagaagaggaagcggcgaagccctgtccacacgtcgattttgaggtatattctcgttctagccatataagtacttgaaaataactataatttaggaaatatttgttagagtagttatgttttgaatagttttagtattttcatctgtttttagtataatttataatctgaatagtttagaatctgtaaaatataatctgagagtcgctgaaatttaggatcgtcgttcgttgtgtattaatatgtagtataactagtttattaatgattgacagatatgtcttccgagaagggtattttcagtatatattacggagaaggaaatgtgatttatgggccgaatggggtagatttaagtgaattcaactgtgcggtcagagaaattaccagaccgcacgagaggacatttgaatccctatacaactggttaatgaggggattaaggattaatcaggagacacacactgtgagtgttcaatgcgtcataaatcgtaccactcatactttgatctgggagctgaagccacttgcaagcaatgaggactggttaacttatctgcaaaatgcaagtcattggcaatggccactggtactccttgtcagtgtgcaccagaatCCTTTGATAAATATTGAAGCTGCTCCGgaggatgaaaatattgatgaagaagttgaggaggcaaacattgaggcaggtgggaccgcagcacctcaatgcgtggctgatgagggggagaacatacccttcattgttgaacagctgcaagacgaagaacgtgaattggatgaagcaatgaatgccgattcgtctgatgatgacgatgatgtgcctcaagattgggtaagcagcgacttcagtcatcttgtcgtagatgacggatgtagctggccttcggattgcagggagaatgaaattatccagggtgcaaggtaccactcaattgaagaggtgaaggaagctgttaagtgctggtctctctctcttatgcgagagtttaagacagtcgagtgcaaatctcgtaagtacgatgtggtatgtgtgaaagatagctgtccatggcgggtgcatgcctacaagggtaaatggaaagattattgggaatgctccattgtcactcagcacacttgtcatttgcctggggtgTAGAAGAGCCATTgcaacctcacgtcgcaatacatcgcaaatgagatgtacgggacgatagtagagaacttgtcatatgaaccaaagtctattatcaggtacattcaggaaaagtacaagtataccatctcatacagcaaggcgtggagtgcgaaacaaaaggtgttggagatgaggtttggtacgttcgaggctgcatatgataatgttcctcgaatgctggccgtcctatgtcagagaaatcctgaaagctactatgacctgaaaactctagacagaggagaaggtccgccccacacattgcagcgggtctttttcagcttgggtccatgcattaacgcattccatcactgccggcctatcctgtgcatcgacgggacctttctcacaggaaagtataaattgcaaatgctgacagctattggagtggatggaaacaatcaattgctgcctgttgcttttgcttttatTGAGAGTGAGAACgcagacagttggtactggtttctggaacgggttaagcttgcagtcgttcgggatagggaagatgtctgcctgattcatgatcgtcacgccggcatactgagggcaattctagatttgcagcaggggtgtgtggagaccggagagccgcccaagtggcgtgatattcgcagtaggtggtgcatgaggcatatcggtacaaactttttcaggcaattcaagaacaaacaccttatggatatgttcaagagactatgcaaggaaacgaatcagcaaaaatttaacaagcagtggcagaaacttgatgaactgaccgggaagaaaagagtcgaggacgcatcaaaaaacataactgcacaggatgaagcagaggctttgtgccctttaccaacagatactgcacgtactcgcagaaggtctaggtcagcggtgaaaaaattttctgaatggattgagaatgaacctaaggagaagtgggcgttactttatgataccgatggtgcaaggtacggtataatgaccaccaacttcgccgaagtttacaattgggtgctgcgaggtgttcgtgggcttccactggttgcaattgttgaattcattgtccgcgggtgt from Panicum hallii strain FIL2 chromosome 9, PHallii_v3.1, whole genome shotgun sequence includes:
- the LOC112872773 gene encoding disease resistance protein RGA2-like, producing the protein MDISSYLAVGGWFIQVIFDKYLSYKLQRWAANCGIGHELDRLRVALLRTQSVLHRTELAPTLSHSSLPWMQELRDVMYHAEDLLDKLEYNRLHHEMEESSANESSSSPISAFMHSRFHDQGAPASSPEPCWDRSTKVKNKMVDLLERIEQVASGVSEALSLPRNIRSNNCNIMTSSIALGKIIGRDFKAQQLVTTLTSSQDENPVSVVSIVGLGGIGKTALAQHVYNDTRITENFNVRMWISVTYLFDELRITKEMLESASSSRFRHDGTTNLNRLQVALKARLASKRFLLVLDDVWNNDNITIAIEQENWQKLLAPLKDGAKGSKILLTTRSSMVAEMLQSSNIISLEALLVNDCWSLIKSSMFDETSHNINSQLENIGRKIAETVSGLPLAAKVVARQLKYKHSVDEWKQVLQRNAVWEEIMPILRTSYDNLPPHLKQCFAYCSIFPRDWEFEAEQLILQWMAQGFVHPDGCRRMEDIGKEYINDLCNKSFFTVQKKEFASYYVIPPVIYKLAKSVATEECFRIGDDEWIRIPSSVRHLSVHLDSLSALDDTIPYKNLRTLIFLASRTVAPIKASIPQVVLNNVRSIRVLDLSSCMIDRLPDSIRQCVHLRYLNISSTIITTLPEFLCKLYHLQVLNLAGCRLGKLPSRMNNLVNLRHLTAANQIVSSITDVGRLKCLQRLPIFKVTREQTQSIVQLGHLLELQGSLQIRNLENINTPDEAKEAMLCKKGQLSVLQLMWAPDLDEVNTNKEEDVLEALQPHENLKRLDIMGWMGVKSPSWLENEWLSSLKHIFLSGCNAWKQLPPLGQLPSIKTIWLQRLKMLRQIGPEAYGSGSQQEPFHLLEELVLDDMPELNEWLWSGHTMRNLHNVVIKDCNKLKVLPPVPPNLTEITIARKGYWMPYHHDVKLAHATTARSSVSSLCLFNCPLLLARLSSPMTIEITASFGLLRSIITDQMTILRCPLLRERLELIESLDIQDCSEITSFSADDNNILLQLKSLQSLCISGCNTLRSLPSTLSRIQSLYKLVLWNCPALESLPEEPLPLSIRKIEVALCHPLLKERLIKEHGIDWPKIAHIPWVEIDGEILQQKLKIGK
- the LOC112873950 gene encoding uncharacterized protein LOC112873950, translated to MPALPAPAPSNSSWRRHASPAAAAASSSTPKSLLLLLPVLLLLLFALSRAPDLAFSSTSTAAAAAAHSSYSSRHLRPFDCYASPQASPVVANLVEGVPRPFFYSLADMGALPDRPHKNIARLLKGKRFRKPDISETIQGLLGGEVGRGGPSGGVVVDVGANVGMASFAAAVMGFRVVAFEPVFENLQRICDGVYLNRVRDRVVVYHAAASDRVGNITMHKVIGRLDNSAISATGAKLAFKSNEDIAVVVSTIPLDEVIPETERVLMIKIDVQGWEYHVLRGASKLLSRTKGEAPYLIYEEDERLLQASNTSSQEIRAFLSSVGYNDCTRRGTDAHCTKE
- the LOC112876429 gene encoding la-related protein 6C-like isoform X2, which codes for MAQDGCESSTSKASASAGSSGCSTPFRFNVHAREFVPVVAPAAGPMGAGALAAAGYFPPFLQLPSGGGGGVGLGAADWSFLAEPDPTFFLPDFGHAEFAGAAGVTGHPKGASPADIAHKIIKQVEYQFSDTNLVANDFLTKIMNKDPEGYVPLSVISSWKKIKAMGVTNQLLVRALRTSEKLVVSDDGRRVRRAQPFTERHKEELQSRMVIAENLPDDSTRNSLEKIFGVIGSVKNIRICHPQEPSSSRSSKPDANPLLVGNKLHALIEYETSQQAERAVDKLNDGRNWRKGLRVRTVLRRPAKPVTRLKRPDLDHLAASDEERSPDSPTAAARLPDYSEDQHAGARKPWGRGRGRPHAAAAAAQHSSAHAAGAAAHLESLAATPRHAAQGPRMPDGTRGFTMGRGRPPLAVAAAAAVRVV
- the LOC112876429 gene encoding la-related protein 6C-like isoform X1, which translates into the protein MAQDGCESSTSKASASAGSSGCSTPFRFNVHAREFVPVVAPAAGPMGAGALAAAGYFPPFLQLPSGGGGGVGLGAADWSFLAEPDPTFFLPDFGHAEFAGAAGVTGHPKGASPADIAHKIIKQVEYQFSDTNLVANDFLTKIMNKDPEGYVPLSVISSWKKIKAMGVTNQLLVRALRTSEKLVVSDDGRRVRRAQPFTERHKEELQSRMVIAENLPDDSTRNSLEKIFGVIGSVKNIRICHPQEPSSSRSSKPDANPLLVGNKLHALIEYETSQQAERAVDKLNDGRNWRKGLRVRTVLRRPAKPVTRLKRPDLDHLAASDEERSPDSPTAAARLPDYSQEDQHAGARKPWGRGRGRPHAAAAAAQHSSAHAAGAAAHLESLAATPRHAAQGPRMPDGTRGFTMGRGRPPLAVAAAAAVRVV
- the LOC112876429 gene encoding la-related protein 6C-like isoform X3; its protein translation is MAQDGCESSTSKASASAGSSGCSTPFRFNVHAREFVPVVAPAAGPMGAGALAAAGYFPPFLQLPSGGGGGVGLGAADWSFLAEPDPTFFLPDFGHAEFAGAAGVTGHPKGASPADIAHKIIKQVEYQFSDTNLVANDFLTKIMNKDPEGYVPLSVISSWKKIKAMGVTNQLLVRALRTSEKLVVSDDGRRVRRAQPFTERHKEELQSRMVIAENLPDDSTRNSLEKIFGVIGSVKNIRICHPQEPSSSRSSKPDANPLLTRRLKSENLAFCSVTVACSHRVRDLAASRESSGQVERREELEEGPPRAHRAAPAGQAGNSSEAAGLGPPRCLRRGALAGLPDGGGALA